Proteins from a genomic interval of Erwinia sp. SLM-02:
- the ihfB gene encoding integration host factor subunit beta, whose product MTKSELIERLAGQHSHIPAKVVEDAVKEMLEHMATTLSQGERIEIRGFGSFSLHYRAPRTGRNPKTGDKVELEGKYVPHFKPGKELRDRANIYGS is encoded by the coding sequence ATGACCAAGTCAGAACTTATTGAAAGACTTGCTGGCCAGCACTCTCATATACCGGCGAAAGTCGTTGAGGATGCGGTAAAAGAGATGCTTGAGCATATGGCGACGACCCTGTCGCAGGGCGAACGCATTGAAATCCGGGGATTTGGCAGCTTCTCTTTGCATTATCGTGCACCTCGTACCGGCCGTAACCCGAAAACGGGTGACAAAGTGGAGTTGGAAGGTAAATACGTTCCACACTTCAAGCCAGGTAAAGAACTGCGCGATCGCGCCAATATCTACGGCAGCTGA
- the lpxK gene encoding tetraacyldisaccharide 4'-kinase has protein sequence MIERIWSGRSALYVLLLPLSLLYGLISNLLRLSYVWGWRQAWRAPVPVVVVGNLTAGGNGKTPVVIWLVQALQQRGLRVGVVSRGYGGKAVRYPLVLDPQTTTAEAGDEPVLIYQRTGAAVAVSPRRREAVEALLTSGQIDIVVTDDGLQHYALARDIEIVVVDGERRFGNGWWLPAGPMRERVGRLKSVTAVINNGGVTHTGELAMQLVPGPAVNLLTGEKCDAVTLDNVVAMAGIGHPPRFFNTLRQLGVSPVKEVAFADHQDYSAEALSSLAEPHQTLLMTEKDAVKARAFARANWWYLPVDAVLSEAEPLLARIQALNNG, from the coding sequence ATGATTGAGCGCATTTGGAGCGGTCGTTCAGCGCTGTACGTGCTGCTGCTGCCGCTCAGCCTGCTTTACGGACTTATCAGCAACCTGCTGCGGTTGAGTTATGTCTGGGGCTGGCGTCAGGCGTGGCGCGCGCCGGTGCCTGTCGTGGTCGTGGGTAACCTCACCGCCGGCGGCAATGGCAAAACGCCGGTGGTTATCTGGCTGGTGCAGGCCCTGCAGCAGCGAGGTTTACGGGTTGGTGTAGTCTCACGCGGCTACGGCGGCAAGGCCGTCCGCTATCCCCTGGTGCTGGATCCACAAACCACCACCGCTGAAGCGGGTGACGAACCGGTGCTGATTTATCAGCGCACCGGTGCCGCCGTGGCCGTATCTCCCCGCCGCCGCGAAGCCGTTGAGGCTTTACTGACCAGCGGGCAGATAGATATTGTCGTCACCGACGACGGACTACAGCACTATGCCCTGGCTCGTGATATTGAAATCGTGGTGGTTGACGGCGAGCGTCGTTTTGGTAACGGCTGGTGGCTGCCGGCAGGCCCGATGCGTGAACGCGTCGGCAGGCTGAAGAGCGTAACGGCGGTGATCAATAACGGCGGCGTGACGCACACGGGGGAACTGGCTATGCAGCTGGTGCCTGGCCCGGCAGTTAACCTGCTGACGGGCGAAAAATGTGATGCAGTCACGCTGGATAACGTCGTCGCTATGGCGGGTATTGGCCACCCACCGAGGTTCTTTAATACACTGCGTCAGCTGGGCGTGTCTCCGGTAAAGGAGGTGGCGTTCGCGGACCATCAGGATTACAGCGCAGAGGCGCTCAGCTCGCTGGCTGAACCGCATCAGACGCTGCTGATGACCGAAAAAGACGCGGTGAAAGCCCGTGCTTTTGCCCGTGCGAACTGGTGGTATTTGCCGGTGGATGCCGTGCTGTCGGAAGCCGAGCCGCTGCTGGCACGTATCCAGGCGCTGAACAACGGTTAA
- the cmk gene encoding (d)CMP kinase: MTAIAPVITIDGPSGAGKGTLCKAMAEALQWHLLDSGAIYRVLALAALHHQVDITSEEALVPLAAHLDVRFVSSEGEMEVILEGEDVSGEIRTQDVSNTASKVAAFPRVREALLRRQRGFREHPGLIADGRDMGTVVFPDAPVKIFLDASSEERAHRRMLQLQEKGFNVNFERLLSEIKERDERDRNRAIAPLVPADDALVLDSTTMSIEQVIEIALKYAREKLAIA, translated from the coding sequence ATGACGGCAATAGCCCCAGTGATCACCATTGATGGCCCAAGTGGTGCGGGTAAAGGCACATTATGTAAAGCGATGGCCGAAGCATTGCAATGGCACCTGTTGGATTCTGGCGCAATCTATCGCGTGCTGGCGCTTGCAGCGCTGCATCACCAGGTCGATATTACTTCTGAAGAAGCGCTGGTACCGCTGGCTGCACACCTTGATGTGCGTTTTGTCTCCAGTGAAGGTGAGATGGAAGTTATCCTTGAAGGTGAGGATGTGTCAGGGGAGATCCGCACTCAGGACGTCAGTAACACCGCTTCTAAAGTTGCCGCGTTTCCTCGCGTGCGCGAAGCGCTGTTACGCCGCCAGCGTGGTTTTCGTGAACATCCGGGCCTGATCGCCGATGGGCGGGATATGGGGACGGTGGTATTCCCGGATGCGCCGGTTAAAATTTTCCTTGATGCCAGTTCAGAAGAACGTGCGCACCGCCGCATGCTACAGTTGCAGGAAAAGGGCTTTAATGTTAACTTTGAGCGCCTTTTATCCGAGATAAAAGAGCGTGATGAGCGCGATCGTAACCGCGCAATTGCACCTCTGGTGCCGGCTGACGATGCCTTAGTGCTTGATTCGACAACGATGTCTATTGAGCAGGTTATTGAAATCGCGCTAAAATATGCGCGCGAAAAGCTTGCCATCGCGTAA
- the serC gene encoding 3-phosphoserine/phosphohydroxythreonine transaminase — translation MSQVFNFSSGPAMLPVEVLRRAEQELCNWQGLGTSVMEISHRSKEFIQVAEEAEKDFRDLLKIPSNYKVLFCHGGARAQFAAVPMNLLGSHNTADYVDGGYWAASAVKEAQKYCTPNVINAKTTVDGLRGITPMSSWALSDDAAYVHYCPNETIDGIAISETPDFGDKLVVADLSSTILSSPIDVSRYGVLYAGAQKNIGPAGLTLVVVREDLLGQARKELPSILDYKVLADNDSMFNTPPTFAWYLSGLVFKWLKEQGGVAEMDKRNQLKADLLYGTIDSSDFYRNDVALANRSRMNVPFQLADASLDKLFLEESFAQGLHALKGHRVVGGMRASIYNAMPLEGIKTLTDFMIDFERRHG, via the coding sequence ATGAGTCAGGTTTTCAATTTTAGCTCTGGCCCGGCAATGCTGCCGGTAGAAGTGCTCCGTCGTGCTGAGCAGGAACTCTGCAACTGGCAGGGGTTAGGAACCTCCGTAATGGAGATCAGCCACCGCAGTAAGGAATTTATTCAGGTGGCGGAAGAGGCAGAAAAAGATTTTCGCGATCTGCTGAAAATCCCCTCCAACTACAAAGTTTTATTCTGCCACGGCGGCGCGCGCGCGCAGTTTGCCGCAGTTCCGATGAACCTGCTGGGTAGCCATAACACCGCAGACTACGTTGACGGTGGTTACTGGGCGGCCAGCGCGGTAAAAGAAGCGCAGAAGTACTGCACGCCAAACGTAATCAATGCGAAAACGACGGTTGATGGCCTGCGCGGAATCACCCCGATGAGCAGCTGGGCACTGTCCGACGATGCGGCCTACGTTCACTACTGCCCGAATGAAACCATTGATGGTATTGCCATCAGTGAAACGCCTGATTTTGGCGATAAGCTGGTTGTTGCCGATCTCTCCTCAACCATCCTGTCTTCACCGATTGACGTCAGCCGCTACGGCGTACTGTATGCCGGTGCTCAGAAAAACATCGGCCCGGCTGGATTAACGCTGGTTGTTGTCCGTGAAGATCTGTTAGGCCAGGCACGCAAAGAGCTGCCTTCCATCCTTGACTACAAGGTGCTGGCAGATAACGATTCGATGTTCAACACGCCACCTACTTTTGCCTGGTATCTTTCTGGCCTGGTCTTCAAATGGCTGAAAGAGCAGGGCGGTGTGGCTGAAATGGACAAGCGTAACCAGCTGAAAGCCGATCTGCTTTATGGCACCATCGATAGCAGCGACTTTTACCGTAATGATGTTGCCTTAGCTAACCGCTCACGCATGAACGTGCCTTTCCAGCTGGCCGATGCCTCACTGGATAAGCTGTTCCTGGAAGAGTCGTTTGCTCAGGGGCTGCACGCACTGAAAGGCCATCGCGTGGTGGGCGGTATGCGTGCTTCAATCTATAATGCTATGCCGCTGGAAGGCATTAAGACGCTGACTGATTTCATGATCGACTTCGAGCGTCGTCACGGTTAA
- the msbA gene encoding lipid A ABC transporter ATP-binding protein/permease MsbA: MHLDKDFSTWQTFRRLWPMIVPYKAGLIVAAIALILNAAGDTLMLSLLKPLLDDGFGKADSSVLIWMPLAVIGLMLIRGITSYASSYCISWVSGNVVMGMRRRLFSHMMGMPVSFFDQQSTGTLLSRITYDSEQVASSSSSALVTVVREGASIIGLFIMMFYYSWQLSLILIVLAPIVSFAIRSVSKRFRNISKNMQNTMGQVTTSAEQMLKGHKEVLIFGGQQIESERFDRVSNRMRQQGMKLVSASSISDPIIQLIASLALAFVLYAASFPSVMETLTAGTITVVFSSMIALMRPLKSLTNVNAQFQRGMAACQTLFAILDSEQENDKGTRSVDRVKGDIEFRNVTFAYPGREIPALKNINLNIPAGKTVALVGRSGSGKSTIASLLTRFYDIQQGEILMDGHELREYTLSSLRNQVALVSQNVHLFNDTIANNIAYARSEQYSREDIEKAATMAHAMDFIGKMEHGLDTVIGENGVLLSGGQRQRIAIARALLRDCPVLILDEATSALDTESERAIQAALDELQKNRTSLVIAHRLSTIEKADEIVVVEDGQIVERGSHETLLAERGAYAQLHKMQFGQ, encoded by the coding sequence ATGCATCTTGATAAAGATTTCTCTACCTGGCAGACATTTCGTCGTCTCTGGCCAATGATTGTGCCTTATAAGGCGGGATTGATTGTGGCCGCTATCGCGCTGATCCTTAACGCGGCGGGCGATACGCTTATGCTGTCACTGCTGAAGCCTTTACTTGATGACGGTTTTGGTAAGGCGGATAGTTCTGTCCTGATATGGATGCCGCTGGCCGTTATTGGTCTGATGCTGATTCGCGGGATCACCAGCTATGCTTCCAGCTACTGCATCTCCTGGGTGTCCGGAAATGTCGTTATGGGCATGCGTCGCAGGCTGTTCAGTCACATGATGGGCATGCCGGTATCGTTTTTCGATCAGCAATCCACCGGAACGCTGCTTTCGCGCATCACCTATGATTCTGAACAGGTCGCGTCTTCCTCTTCCAGCGCGCTGGTCACGGTTGTGCGAGAAGGTGCTTCGATCATCGGCCTGTTTATTATGATGTTCTATTACAGCTGGCAGCTGTCGCTGATCCTGATCGTTCTGGCGCCAATCGTATCCTTCGCTATTCGCAGCGTTTCAAAGCGCTTTCGTAATATCAGCAAGAATATGCAGAACACGATGGGGCAGGTGACCACCAGCGCCGAGCAGATGCTGAAAGGGCACAAAGAAGTGCTGATTTTCGGTGGGCAGCAGATCGAAAGCGAACGTTTCGATCGCGTCAGTAACCGCATGCGCCAGCAGGGCATGAAACTGGTTTCCGCTTCGTCTATCTCCGATCCGATTATTCAGCTGATTGCTTCGCTGGCTCTGGCATTTGTTCTGTATGCAGCAAGCTTCCCAAGCGTCATGGAAACCCTTACTGCGGGTACGATTACCGTTGTCTTCTCCTCAATGATTGCGCTGATGCGTCCGCTTAAGTCCCTGACCAACGTTAACGCGCAGTTCCAGCGCGGTATGGCGGCCTGCCAGACGCTGTTCGCGATTCTGGACAGCGAGCAGGAAAATGACAAGGGCACCCGCAGCGTCGACCGCGTGAAAGGCGATATCGAATTCCGCAATGTCACCTTCGCCTATCCGGGCCGCGAAATTCCCGCGCTGAAGAACATTAACCTTAATATTCCGGCGGGGAAAACCGTTGCTCTGGTCGGGCGTTCGGGTTCAGGTAAGTCAACCATTGCCAGCCTGCTGACGCGCTTCTACGATATTCAGCAGGGTGAAATTCTGATGGATGGCCACGAACTGCGGGAATATACCCTGTCGTCGCTGCGTAATCAGGTGGCGCTGGTTTCGCAGAACGTGCACCTGTTTAACGACACTATCGCTAACAATATCGCCTATGCACGTAGCGAGCAGTACAGTCGCGAAGATATCGAAAAAGCGGCGACAATGGCCCATGCCATGGACTTTATTGGCAAGATGGAACACGGCCTGGATACCGTTATCGGTGAAAACGGCGTGCTGCTTTCGGGCGGACAGCGCCAGCGTATTGCCATTGCGCGAGCGCTGCTGCGCGACTGCCCGGTGCTGATTCTGGATGAGGCCACCTCGGCACTCGATACGGAATCCGAACGCGCAATTCAGGCGGCACTGGACGAGCTGCAGAAAAACCGGACCTCGCTGGTTATCGCTCACCGTCTGTCGACTATCGAAAAAGCCGATGAGATTGTGGTGGTGGAAGACGGTCAGATTGTTGAGCGCGGCAGCCATGAAACGCTGCTGGCTGAACGCGGCGCTTACGCCCAGCTACACAAGATGCAGTTTGGTCAATGA
- the aroA gene encoding 3-phosphoshikimate 1-carboxyvinyltransferase — MQESLTLQPIALVNGTVNLPGSKSVSNRALLLAALANGTTRLTNLLDSDDVRHMLNALQQLGVHYTLSADRTVCEVVGQGGALKAEGALELFLGNAGTAMRPLAAALCLGSNDIVLTGEPRMKERPIGHLVDALRQGGAVIEYLDQEDYPPLRLRGGFSGGDVSVDGSVSSQFLTALLMTAPLAANDTHIVIKGELVSRPYIDITLNLMAAFGIEVENDSYRAFHIRGQQQYQAPGDYLVEGDASSASYFLAAAAIKGGTVKVTGIGRKSMQGDIRFADVLEKMGASIEWGDDFIACTRGELNAIDLDMNHIPDAAMTIATAALFANGTTVMRNIYNWRVKETDRLAAMATELRKVGAEVEEGHDFIRVTPPAAIQYAEIGTYNDHRMAMCFSLVALSSTPITILDPKCTAKTFPDYFEQLARISQLA; from the coding sequence ATGCAGGAATCCCTGACGTTACAACCTATCGCCCTGGTCAACGGCACCGTTAACCTCCCTGGTTCCAAGAGCGTATCAAACCGCGCGCTTCTGCTGGCTGCGCTGGCGAATGGCACCACCCGTTTGACTAACCTGCTGGACAGCGATGACGTTCGCCACATGCTCAATGCGCTGCAGCAGCTTGGCGTGCACTACACGCTGTCTGCCGACCGCACGGTGTGTGAAGTGGTAGGTCAGGGTGGGGCACTGAAGGCTGAAGGTGCGCTGGAACTGTTCCTTGGCAATGCCGGTACGGCAATGCGTCCGCTGGCCGCCGCGCTGTGCCTGGGAAGCAATGATATCGTGCTGACCGGTGAGCCGCGTATGAAAGAGCGCCCGATTGGTCATCTGGTTGATGCGCTGCGACAGGGCGGTGCGGTTATTGAGTATCTTGACCAGGAAGACTATCCGCCGCTGCGTCTCAGGGGGGGGTTTAGCGGCGGCGATGTGTCCGTTGATGGCAGCGTATCCAGCCAGTTCCTGACCGCGCTGCTGATGACGGCTCCGCTGGCGGCAAATGACACGCATATCGTCATCAAAGGCGAGCTCGTCTCCAGGCCGTACATTGATATCACCCTCAATCTGATGGCAGCCTTTGGGATTGAGGTTGAGAACGACAGCTATCGCGCTTTCCACATTCGTGGACAGCAGCAGTATCAGGCACCGGGTGACTATCTGGTTGAAGGGGACGCGTCTTCGGCTTCCTACTTCCTGGCCGCGGCGGCCATCAAGGGCGGCACCGTTAAAGTGACCGGCATCGGACGTAAGAGTATGCAGGGTGATATTCGTTTTGCCGACGTGCTGGAGAAAATGGGTGCCAGCATTGAGTGGGGTGATGACTTCATTGCCTGCACCCGCGGCGAGCTGAATGCCATCGATTTGGATATGAATCATATCCCCGATGCGGCGATGACGATTGCCACCGCCGCACTGTTTGCCAACGGCACCACGGTTATGCGTAACATTTATAACTGGCGCGTTAAGGAAACCGACCGCCTGGCGGCAATGGCTACCGAGCTGCGTAAAGTCGGTGCAGAGGTTGAAGAAGGCCACGACTTTATCCGCGTAACGCCTCCTGCTGCTATTCAGTATGCCGAGATTGGTACTTACAACGATCACCGTATGGCCATGTGCTTCTCGCTGGTTGCGCTTTCCAGTACGCCGATTACGATCCTCGATCCGAAATGTACCGCGAAAACTTTCCCGGACTATTTTGAACAGCTTGCCCGCATCAGTCAGCTGGCATAA
- a CDS encoding ComEC family protein: protein MRITATLLAGSLVIGTLPLTVLPHLPGYGYDIAVLLLLFLFMRCPRRIVVFAAMVLLSSLWPLNTARSLQGQIERLTQGVVQAEVQIDTVLPGGERARVRLFRQDGRILFPPIYASLKLPSAERSFCQGQRWDMALALRPLHAQLNEGGFDRQRFSLASSMPLTGKAIAAKVRQPHCSWRASIMEAARKHYGHLPWQALITALAFGDRSEVRREITQLLRETGTAHLMAIAGMQIGLAAGFGWLVARVIQFFFPAWLITYRFPLYCSLLVGLVYCWLSGSNPPAMRAMLALLMWSALRLKGINCSSWQVWLFCIALILFLEPLSVLSDSLWMSALAVAGLLIWYQCFALPSRFRRGKCWLPLRLLHLQLGMLLLLMPLQVFIFHGFSLSALVANLWAVPLISLVTVPLILTSLLCNFLPSIGPFMWWLADRSLALVFFPLQQLPDGWFSLASHFAAGSFACWLFLLAWRFNWWRSSPATLMACALLLLSWRNFNVKPEWRVDMLDVGHGLAVVISQRGQAVLYDTGNRWPGGDAAHSQIIPWLQWQGLTLTDVVISHAHLDHIGGLPSIQSAFPDARVHSALKRPGHLPCHRGVSWRWQGLMFKALWPPKDMPGEGNNQSCVVAIGDGRWRVLLTGDIEREAELQLVTGQRDALGADLLQVPHHGSRTSSSPPLLRAVAPKAAIASAARYSAWRLPATKIITRYAENHIMWRDTALSGQISARFFVDNWHLLGLREQIMNRWYHQWFGVPRESR, encoded by the coding sequence ATGCGAATAACAGCAACATTGCTGGCGGGCAGTCTTGTGATCGGCACTTTGCCGCTCACGGTCCTGCCGCACTTACCCGGTTATGGTTACGACATAGCGGTACTGCTACTTTTATTCTTATTCATGCGCTGCCCGCGGCGCATTGTGGTCTTTGCCGCGATGGTTTTACTCTCGTCGCTCTGGCCCCTGAATACCGCCCGATCGCTTCAGGGCCAAATTGAGCGACTGACGCAGGGTGTGGTGCAGGCGGAAGTGCAGATTGATACCGTACTCCCCGGCGGGGAGCGGGCCAGAGTGCGGTTGTTCAGGCAGGATGGCCGGATTCTTTTTCCTCCGATCTATGCTTCTTTGAAATTACCGAGCGCTGAACGGTCATTCTGCCAGGGGCAGCGCTGGGACATGGCGCTGGCGCTTCGCCCGCTTCACGCTCAACTGAATGAGGGGGGATTTGACCGCCAGCGATTCTCTCTGGCAAGTAGCATGCCGCTAACGGGCAAAGCTATCGCCGCGAAGGTACGACAACCGCATTGCAGCTGGCGCGCAAGCATTATGGAGGCTGCGCGTAAGCACTACGGCCATTTACCCTGGCAGGCGCTGATTACTGCGCTGGCTTTCGGCGACCGTTCGGAGGTCAGGCGTGAAATCACCCAGCTGTTAAGGGAAACCGGTACGGCACATCTGATGGCCATCGCCGGAATGCAGATTGGACTGGCTGCCGGTTTTGGCTGGCTTGTGGCGAGAGTCATTCAGTTCTTTTTCCCGGCATGGCTGATAACCTATCGCTTTCCTTTGTACTGCAGTCTGCTGGTGGGATTAGTCTACTGCTGGCTCTCCGGCAGCAATCCACCCGCAATGCGGGCTATGCTGGCCCTGCTGATGTGGAGCGCACTCAGGCTGAAAGGGATCAACTGCAGCAGCTGGCAGGTATGGCTGTTTTGCATTGCGCTAATCCTTTTTCTTGAACCGCTCAGCGTTCTTTCAGACAGTTTATGGATGTCGGCACTGGCAGTGGCGGGGTTGCTTATCTGGTATCAATGCTTTGCGCTTCCTTCTCGTTTTCGTAGAGGAAAGTGCTGGCTGCCGCTGCGACTGCTGCATTTGCAACTGGGTATGCTGCTGTTGTTAATGCCGCTGCAGGTCTTTATTTTTCACGGTTTCAGCCTGAGTGCATTAGTCGCTAACCTCTGGGCTGTACCGCTGATATCCCTGGTTACCGTACCGCTGATTCTGACCTCGCTGCTGTGTAATTTCCTGCCGTCGATTGGTCCTTTTATGTGGTGGCTTGCAGACCGTTCACTGGCGCTGGTTTTTTTCCCTCTACAGCAGCTACCTGACGGCTGGTTTTCACTGGCAAGTCACTTTGCCGCAGGCTCGTTTGCCTGCTGGCTGTTTCTGCTGGCATGGCGCTTCAACTGGTGGCGAAGTTCTCCGGCTACCCTTATGGCGTGCGCTTTGTTGCTACTGAGCTGGCGGAATTTTAACGTCAAGCCCGAGTGGCGCGTGGACATGCTTGATGTTGGCCATGGATTAGCCGTGGTGATCTCACAGCGTGGCCAGGCAGTATTATACGATACCGGCAACCGCTGGCCGGGGGGAGATGCCGCCCATAGCCAGATTATTCCGTGGCTGCAATGGCAGGGGTTAACGCTGACCGACGTGGTGATCAGTCATGCTCATCTGGATCACATTGGTGGATTACCGAGTATTCAGTCGGCGTTTCCGGATGCCCGGGTGCATAGCGCCTTAAAGCGTCCGGGGCATTTACCGTGCCACCGGGGAGTAAGCTGGCGCTGGCAGGGGCTGATGTTTAAAGCCCTGTGGCCGCCAAAGGATATGCCCGGAGAGGGCAATAACCAGTCATGCGTAGTGGCGATCGGTGACGGACGCTGGCGCGTGCTGCTCACCGGGGATATTGAGCGTGAGGCCGAACTTCAGCTTGTTACCGGGCAACGTGATGCATTAGGTGCCGATCTACTACAGGTTCCACATCACGGCAGCCGCACCTCATCTTCCCCCCCTCTGCTTCGCGCGGTCGCCCCGAAGGCGGCTATTGCCTCCGCAGCTCGCTACAGCGCGTGGCGGCTACCCGCCACGAAAATAATTACGCGCTATGCTGAAAATCACATAATGTGGCGTGATACCGCACTTTCCGGGCAGATTAGCGCGCGTTTTTTCGTTGATAACTGGCATCTTTTAGGGTTAAGAGAACAAATAATGAACCGTTGGTACCATCAGTGGTTTGGCGTACCCAGGGAATCCAGGTAG
- the rpsA gene encoding 30S ribosomal protein S1 produces MTESFAQLFEESLKTIETRPGSIVRGVVVAIDKDVVLVDAGLKSESAIPAEQFKNAAGELEIQVGDEVDVALDAVEDGFGETLLSREKAKRHEAWITLEKAYEDAETVTGIINGKVKGGFTVELNGIRAFLPGSLVDVRPVRDTLHLEGKELEFKVIKLDQKRNNVVVSRRAVIESENSAERDQLLENLQEGMEVKGIVKNLTDYGAFVDLGGVDGLLHITDMAWKRVKHPSEIVNVGDEINVKVLKFDRERTRVSLGLKQLGEDPWVAIAKRYPEGTKLTGRVTNLTDYGCFVEIEEGVEGLVHVSEMDWTNKNIHPSKVVNVGDVVEVMVLDIDEERRRISLGLKQCKSNPWQQFAETHNKGDRVEGKIKSITDFGIFIGLDGGIDGLVHLSDISWNATGEEAVREYKKGDEIAAVVLQVDAERERISLGVKQLAEDPFNNYISLNKKGAIVNGKVTAVDAKGATVELADGVEGYLRASEASLDRVEDATLVLNVGDDVEAKFTGVDRKNRVVSLSVRAKDQADEKEAINTVNTKQEEGNFSNAMAEAFKAAKGE; encoded by the coding sequence ATGACTGAATCTTTTGCTCAACTATTTGAAGAATCACTGAAAACAATCGAAACCCGTCCGGGTTCCATCGTTCGCGGCGTTGTTGTTGCTATCGACAAAGACGTCGTTCTGGTTGATGCGGGCCTGAAATCTGAATCTGCAATTCCTGCAGAGCAGTTCAAAAACGCAGCCGGCGAACTGGAAATCCAGGTTGGCGACGAAGTAGACGTTGCTCTGGATGCAGTGGAAGACGGCTTCGGTGAAACCCTGCTGTCCCGTGAGAAAGCTAAACGTCACGAAGCTTGGATCACGCTGGAAAAAGCTTACGAAGATGCTGAAACTGTTACCGGTATTATCAACGGCAAAGTTAAAGGTGGCTTCACAGTTGAGCTGAACGGTATTCGTGCGTTCCTGCCAGGTTCACTGGTAGACGTTCGTCCAGTGCGTGATACTCTGCACCTGGAAGGCAAAGAGCTTGAGTTCAAAGTAATCAAGCTGGATCAGAAGCGTAACAACGTGGTTGTTTCACGTCGTGCGGTTATCGAATCCGAGAACAGCGCAGAGCGCGATCAGCTGCTGGAAAACCTGCAGGAAGGCATGGAAGTTAAAGGTATCGTTAAGAACCTCACTGACTACGGTGCATTCGTTGATCTGGGCGGCGTTGACGGCCTTCTGCACATCACTGACATGGCCTGGAAACGCGTTAAGCATCCAAGCGAAATCGTCAATGTTGGCGACGAAATCAACGTGAAAGTGCTGAAATTCGACCGCGAGCGTACCCGTGTTTCTCTGGGTCTGAAGCAGCTGGGCGAAGATCCATGGGTTGCTATCGCGAAACGTTACCCAGAAGGCACCAAGCTGACTGGTCGTGTAACCAACCTGACCGACTACGGCTGCTTCGTTGAAATCGAAGAAGGCGTTGAAGGCCTGGTACACGTTTCTGAAATGGACTGGACCAACAAAAACATTCACCCATCTAAAGTTGTTAACGTGGGCGATGTTGTTGAAGTTATGGTTCTGGACATCGACGAAGAACGTCGTCGTATCTCCCTGGGTCTGAAGCAGTGCAAATCTAACCCATGGCAGCAGTTCGCAGAAACCCACAACAAGGGCGACCGCGTTGAAGGTAAAATCAAGTCAATCACTGACTTCGGTATCTTCATCGGCCTGGACGGCGGCATCGACGGCCTGGTTCACCTGTCTGACATCTCCTGGAACGCTACCGGAGAAGAAGCAGTTCGTGAATACAAGAAAGGCGACGAAATCGCAGCTGTGGTTCTGCAGGTTGACGCAGAGCGCGAGCGTATCTCCCTGGGCGTTAAGCAGCTGGCAGAAGATCCGTTCAACAACTACATCTCTCTGAATAAGAAAGGTGCAATTGTTAACGGTAAAGTGACTGCAGTTGACGCTAAAGGTGCTACAGTTGAATTAGCTGACGGCGTTGAAGGTTACCTGCGTGCTTCTGAAGCCTCGCTGGACCGCGTTGAAGACGCAACTCTGGTTCTGAATGTTGGCGACGATGTTGAAGCCAAATTCACCGGCGTTGACCGTAAAAACCGCGTTGTTAGCCTGTCTGTTCGTGCGAAAGACCAGGCTGACGAGAAAGAAGCCATCAATACTGTTAACACCAAACAGGAAGAAGGCAACTTCTCTAACGCTATGGCTGAAGCTTTCAAAGCAGCTAAAGGCGAGTAA